The Lycium ferocissimum isolate CSIRO_LF1 chromosome 1, AGI_CSIRO_Lferr_CH_V1, whole genome shotgun sequence genome includes a region encoding these proteins:
- the LOC132057393 gene encoding pentatricopeptide repeat-containing protein At2g36240 — translation MGFQKFLKSIPKSTASDRTSLLPLAVRTIDSSLCTTNNVTPVAQNQLNELMETHLKPSFTAKDFLSFLKNRIHYHPILTNLDFYLFNYAASVDSFRHDHTTYEWMARTLATTHRLQYLTTLLQFISSNPCPCADGIFSCPKTEPIYRFAINAYCKAGRFDDALLAFDTMRRLIDGKPDVAVCNIIIHGFVKFKHFDKALEFYRRMIGERVKPDVITFNTLISGYCKNSQLGLALQMFKEMKTHGCAPNVVSFNTLIKWFLLDSKIEEGIGMAYEMTEMGWEISSVTCEILVDGLCRKGMVLKACDLLVDFSRKKVLPRTFDYFELVERLCSEGNVARAMELVNELWRNGDSPSLIACTTLIEGLRRMRKIDEASEIMDKMLQESMVPDSVTFNCLLTDMCNTGRAKEANKMRLLGLNKGLDPDTVTYNILISGFKREGKKKESEALVEEMLDLGFIPDIATYNRLIDGQAKSKS, via the coding sequence ATGGGATTTCAGAAATTTCTCAAATCCATTCCAAAATCAACCGCCTCTGATCGAACTTCACTGCTACCTCTTGCGGTGAGAACAATAGATTCTTCATTGTGCACTACCAACAATGTCACCCCTGTTGCCCAAAACCAACTGAATGAACTCATGGAAACCCACCTTAAACCGTCTTTCACAGCCaaagattttctttcttttctcaaaaACCGCATCCATTACCACCCTATCCTCACTAACCTTGACTTCTACCTCTTCAACTATGCTGCTTCCGTTGACTCGTTCCGCCATGATCACACCACTTATGAGTGGATGGCCCGCACGCTTGCCACCACCCACCGCCTCCAATATCTTACTACTCTCCTCCAATTTATTTCCTCTAACCCCTGCCCATGTGCTGATGGTATTTTCTCTTGCCCCAAAACTGAACCTATTTACCGTTTTGCCATTAATGCTTATTGCAAAGCTGGTAGATTTGATGATGCGTTGTTAGCTTTTGATACGATGAGGAGATTGATTGACGGGAAGCCTGATGTTGCTGTTTGCAATATAATAATTCATGGATTTGTGAAGTTTAAGCATTTTGATAAGGCTTTGGAGTTTTACCGTAGGATGATTGGAGAACGAGTAAAGCCTGATGTGATTACGTTCAATACTTTGATTTCTGGGTACTGTAAGAACTCACAATTGGGTTTGGCTCTGCAAATGTTTAAGGAGATGAAAACTCATGGATGTGCTCCAAATGTAGTTAGTTTTAATACTTTAATCAAATGGTTTCTATTGGATAGCAAGATTGAGGAGGGGATCGGGATGGCCTATGAGATGACTGAGATGGGATGGGAGATTTCGTCGGTGACTTGTGAGATTTTGGTTGATGGGCTTTGCAGGAAGGGAATGGTGTTAAAAGCGTGCGATTTATTGGTAGACTTTTCAAGGAAAAAGGTGTTGCCAAGAACATTTGATTATTTTGAGTTAGTTGAGAGGCTTTGTAGTGAAGGAAACGTGGCAAGAGCAATGGAATTGGTGAATGAGTTATGGAGGAACGGGGATTCTCCAAGCTTAATCGCTTGTACAACCTTGATTGAAGGTCTAAGGAGAATGAGAAAGATTGACGAAGCATCTGAAATTATGGACAAAATGCTGCAGGAAAGTATGGTTCCGGATAGTGTAACGTTTAATTGTCTACTTACTGACATGTGCAATACAGGAAGAGCGAAGGAAGCAAATAAGATGAGGTTATTGGGTTTAAACAAGGGCTTGGATCCTGATACTGTAACGTATAATATTTTGATATCAGGTTTTAAGAGGGAGGGTAAAAAGAAGGAATCAGAAGCTCTGGTGGAAGAGATGTTGGATTTGGGGTTTATACCTGATATTGCTACTTATAACAGGTTGATTGATGGACAAGCTAAATCAAAAAGTTAA